The Vicia villosa cultivar HV-30 ecotype Madison, WI unplaced genomic scaffold, Vvil1.0 ctg.000320F_1_1, whole genome shotgun sequence region GAGCATGAATAAGAAAGATTATAGttttaaaatagaatttaaaCTCATTTCCAATTTTTAATTgacaaaaatattattatttgtacaAACATTTTGCTATTTTAAAGCAAAATATAGGGTGGACCACTTTAATAAATCTATAATGATGATTGCTCTTAATCTTCTACAAAATATAGGTTGAAATTTATAGATTTTTAGAAGTCAATTTTTTGATATAAGGATTACCTCACTTAAAATTTTATTGATTCCTAAATTTTATCTCACTCAAAAATTTTTTGATTCCAAAATTTTATCTCATTCGAAATTTTGTTGACCCTCCTCCAATTTTGCATAGCGGTGATGATAGAGATTtagaaattatttataattatgtggTATTGGTTATTgagttattttcttatttaatatttttaatcaccaattaacaaTGTcacataattaaaattatttttttaatctcaATCATCGTATCAACTATACAAAATTGAAGGGGGACTAATAAAATTCTAACTAGATAAAATTTAAGGACCAGAAAATTGGGTTGTAAATTAGAGAGACTAAaacttaaaaatttaaaaaaaaagacaaaaaatgcatttaagtTAGAGAAATGTTAACCAATATCCTTTGAGCACTCTTTAAGTAATTAAAgtgataattttaaaatatatatatatatatatatatatatatatatatatatatatatatatatatatatatatatatatatatatatataattattgcattaaaaatatattaaaaattaaaatattaatttttataaaaaatattttttttatttagtattttGAGTTTGTTATGAATGGGTACTACATAAATTTAAAAATGAGTATGTTAAAATAGATGGTAATTTCTTTCAACTTATATAGTCTCTAACAGCACTGGATTAGAATCTAACTATAGTatgtaaaaatattaatttttttaagagaGATTTATTCTCTATTGAAATCTTTCTTAATTCAAGAAATTAGTCTATGTGATTTATAAATACACTATCCTTAAAActtgatttaatttaaatgtGAAAAGGTCTAGTATATAAAAAGTGTGTGGATGCAGTTCCCCACCATAAGCAATCTTTAACAGAAGAAACATTCACCATTCTCTTTCTGGATCTCACCAAACTCACTATCATCATTCATCACTATCTCATATATCTGACACACACTTCACTTTTCACCACATCTTTCTTTCCAAATACCCTCCAACCCAAACATGACAAATTAACAACAACAACCCTTTCCCTTTTCATCAttctatttcatttattttctcaCAAACAAAACATCCTTTGTCTCCTCCAAACTTGTCTCTCCAATTTTTGTCCTCTCTCCAAAACCTTACATCTTCTTTctgtttgtttcttcttggaaaccGTGTAACGACAATGAATGAGTatggttcatcttcttcttctctggTTTTGGATAGAGAAAGAGGAGAGCTTGTGGAATCATCTGTCAAACTGGAACGCAAAGGTGTTTCACCTGAGAGAAGTATTGAAGCTTTGAGGAATCATAGTGAAGCTGAGAGGAGAAGAAGAGCAAGAATTAATTCACATCTTGATACCCTTCGTACTGTTATTCCAGGTGCTAACaaggttagttagttagttagttctACTTTATTTAGTGCTAGTTTTGATCATGTCTAGAACAAGTTTTGTCATATGAATTATGTAGAGTTTGGTAAGTAGATAATATAATGGTCCTATAACGGAAATCTGATAGCATGTAGTTGTCCATCGGATTTTGAACAAACACTAATATTAATATCAAGGGTAATCTTAAGTTTTCGGAGGCTCTGTGTAGGTTAACGGCTAAAGTATAACAAATCAAATAGAGTGTGATAGTTTAACTGTGACAAATATTTTATTAGGTCTTTTATATGTCAAATTTTGAGCCTGGGTGCTAACCTGTCTTGTACGCCTTCAGAGACGGCTATACAGATATCATTTTAGAATTTAGAAATTAGGCTGAGGCCAGTTATGTTAACATATGTTTTACAAATGTAGTAGCAGAAACAAAATGTTATACTTTACTAAATTTCTCTATGTACTTTTTGAACTTAGTTGGACAAAGCATCTTTACTAGCTGAAGTCATTACACATTTGAAAGAGCTAAAAACAAATGCAGCACAAGCAAGTGAAGGACTAATGATACCAAAAGACAATGATGAGATAAGAGTTGAATCACAAGAAGGTGGATTAAATGGTTTCCCTTATTCAATTAGAGCATCACTATGTTGTGAATACAAACCAGGTTTACTGTCTGATATAAGACAAGCACTTGATGAACTTCATCTTATGATAATAAGGGCAGAGATTGCAACTTTGGGCGGAAGAATGAAGAATGTCTTTGTCATAATTAGTTGCAAAGAACAGAATTTAGAAGATGCTGAGTATCGACAGTTTCTCGCTGGATCGGTTCATCAAGCTCTTAGGTCTGTTCTTGATAGGTTTTCTGTTTCACAAGATATCTTAGAAACTAGAAAGAGGAGGAGGATTTCTATATTCAGTTCTTCATCTTTTGGAGATTTCTtataaaacttgttttttttggtaTATTCATTCACATGTGATGTGAATCTTGGGTTGTACATGTGTTGGGAAGTTTTGTAGATAGGTAGGTTGATACCTGATTTAAGGATGTTTCAATCTTTTAACCAAACACACAATGAGTGAACTTGTTTTATGACATTGTACTATGTTTAGAGAGAAATTTATGCTAACAAGACTTCTCTTCATTTGAGTATTAATAGGTCAAAGTATCATTTAGTGAACATGTGAGAAATATGATTGTAAAGCATGCAAAACATTGTAAGCAGCAATTATATATGCATTACTATTATGTTCCATGTTGACAGTGCCACTAACCAAAGATGGTATATGAAGAAAGTTGCACACATATGGGTAGATTCAACAAAACACACTGAAAAATGGAATATTGAATTGAACATCGGGTACTACGACCACACACAAAGGGGACTTATGCATTACACGCGTAAATAGCCAAGCAAGATTAAACTTTGTAAGCCACCACGATCTTAACAACAAATGTAATGTTTGCTTATAAATATTGGACTGTGTAAtcatttaaaaatcaattaaatcaagcaattttgtatatttttatctctttcactttattttgcttttgtttttatgcattttgtAGTTTAGTAGCCCTACTTCCCTCACACGTTGTATTTGACGCTCTTTGGAACAACTAAGAAACTCACAGTTGAGGGACACAATTCCTCCTCCTCAATGCAATTGTTTGAAGAAAGGATAATTTACTATTAAGGGCTATTAGAGTATTAGTCGATCCCTAGGCTAACTTTCAAGTTCGAAAATATATTCAAGACACTATGGCCAAAACCACTAAAAAATCTCATTCACTAGATCAATATTATATTTGGCATATGCACATGCGATTTAAAAAGAACCTTAGCATCATGGATCAACCACCACCATCATATATAAGGAGGTTAGACCAACAATGACCTATTAGACCTCCACAAAATGTGAGAATGCCAACATGTGTCGCTCATCCCATTGCTCTTTGAGGTGCATTGATTAATCGACTAAAGGAACCATTGGTAATGACAATGTCTTTTATTAGAAAACAATTAGGCGTGGTGATACATGATATCATGTATCATTTCTCTAAACAAATTGTTGACATTTTAAGAGTCAAGTCTACCATACAAGGAGTTCAAGGGAGTCAAGCTCAGACAATATTGCTACTTGTCCTACCTAGACCAAGACATGAATAAAGTCTACCTATTATCTTAATGAGTTATTTGTTGAAATCATAACAGATCCTAATTGGTTCACCTGCAAACTCAATTAAATGAAAATGAGCCCAATTTTGTTATTAAGCCCAGAATGTAAAGATATTTGTGGCAAAAGTAATTTCTGGATATCAACTTTAGAAAGCAAAATACCATTACCTGTTGCTAGCAAGAAGGTTCTAGGATCTGGAGATCAGACATAGATATGTCTTAGAAAACACCTGATCTAGATAGGAAATCAAAGCAGGGTTTCTTAAcaacaaaacatatatattttatattgataTTAGTTGGCCCAGACAGTTGTGATTGGAACTGTGGGACGAAATCCTTCTAAAACCATAATAAAACTCCTATATAAGAGGATACATACGCAAAATCATGGCACATACTCTTGAAAACCTAAAAATGTTATCCATTGCCTGATTCATTCATTGAATCGGACGTAAGAATGTTTTACAAGTACCACCCCCATCATTCCTCAAAATCGTGAAAGAGCTCTCAAGGACAAAGCTTTATTGGACCTTGTCATCTTATCGATTTCTAAATTGTTGTTGGGATAATTTGGTTT contains the following coding sequences:
- the LOC131626739 gene encoding transcription factor bHLH30-like, whose translation is MNEYGSSSSSLVLDRERGELVESSVKLERKGVSPERSIEALRNHSEAERRRRARINSHLDTLRTVIPGANKLDKASLLAEVITHLKELKTNAAQASEGLMIPKDNDEIRVESQEGGLNGFPYSIRASLCCEYKPGLLSDIRQALDELHLMIIRAEIATLGGRMKNVFVIISCKEQNLEDAEYRQFLAGSVHQALRSVLDRFSVSQDILETRKRRRISIFSSSSFGDFL